TCTAGTCAAAAGGAATCCAATACAGAAAagcccacacacattcacaaacacAGAGTTGTTTACCTACATTTGAATCACCACAATGAAATGGTATATATTTTAGTAACATTATAGTAATTTAATATAACTAAAACATGTGAAAAAATTGTCAAATACATATGATGTTTTATTTGAACATCAACTAAATCATATATTGGTAGACCTGTTGGTATTGTGCATGAGGTAAGAACTCATACTGAATCTCTCATACTTTTAGGACAAAGATGGATTTCTAGACTGGTCCCTATTATATTTATGAGCCAGCAGTTACACACGCTTTCTGCTTGACCGGCCATTATGTCTCCTGGTCCATGTCAATCAAGCATGGTAGATTTCTTCAGACTCTGAAATCCACATTGTAGATTTTTCTAGACTAATCTTCTTTACCTTAAGATACTGAGAATAAGTatgtttaaagataatatattttcAGGTACCTATCTGAAAGGCCAACAAGTGATATACTTTTCTGTGCTAAATATTGAAGTTTATTTCTAAGTTTAATATTTTCACTCATTACATTTGCTCAACACAACTCATTAGGTAATGAAGAAAATTAAGCATAATTCCTGTAAAATAGGGTAAAAAGATTCATTTTCTGTTACCTCTGTTACTGATAATTAGACAGCAATTGTACCTTTCCTTATTCCTTTTTTAGTGAACTAACAGTGAAAGATAATTAGGCCGCAATAATTACATTGAaacttttttaactttattttatttgaagtcCAGGGTCTTGTGTAGGCAAGTACTTCAATGCTGAAGTACTCCTGTGGCCTCTTTTTGTCAGTTTCACACAGATTCCTCCAGAATACCTTTTATTATATAatcatttcataattttaaaaataaagatgtatgCCAGGGACCGGtttctcacacatgtaattctccctacacagaaggctgacatGTAAGAatttcagttggaagccagcctgaaaagAAAGTCCCTGACAGtcctatctgcaataaactactgcaaaagcaccagaagtggtgctgtgtctcaaaacaGTAGAGCAGTCGCCATGAGccatagagctcagggacaatctccaggccctgaattcaagtcccacatctCATAATAATCCTCATCATTATCATAATTATAATTTAAACAAAAGACTAATGTAGGATAAATGCAGTGACCCAAACCTGTAAGGTAGAATCAGGAGGATGCAGCTTCCAGGCCAGCCCACGTAAACAGTTTATGAGAGTGCTGGCTGACCTGGGAAAAATACAAGGCTATAGATCAAAAATAAGTACAGTAAAAAGAACTAGGGCCTGTGTCTAGTAGTAAAGCACCTGCCCTAGTAAGTGCAGAGCATAGTATAAATCCtaaggcaaaaataaaactaggaTCCAATTGTAAAATCTGATGCAATGTATTCCTTTAACCaaattgtgaaaatgttttttgaGTGCAGGAATGAAAAACCTGAGTGACACGGGAATCACGGCtgatgagcacaaaggggctcagtacAGAGAAACCTGTACCCAGGAACACAGAAGAGTCCACCAGCCACAGGTCAGGCTTCCTACCTAAACCAACAAAAAGATTGCAAATGGAAGAGAGGCCATAGAAGGAGACGAACATGCTCACCAGGGTCAGGATGGTGCGCGTGGCCCTGGCCTCGTGGTCAGGTCTTCGGGAGGGAATGCGGCTATGGATGTGTTGGACCCTCTCCTTGTGTCTGTGCAGGACAAGCACCATGGAGCCACTGGCCCAGATCATGAAAACCAAGCATATAACATCAGTGGAAAACAATAAGACTACAGTTAATAAAGGGTCAAAGGATTGCAGTTGGCCTGTGGAGCAGAATCTATAACGCATAGGCAGAGTTAGGTTTTGGTTATGTCTTGGTCCAGTCACTCTCACAGGCACAGAAACATTTACCAGAAACTGCAGGATCcacaaaagagaacaacagaagCCAAAGCATTTGGGGAGTCTAGTGCTGATCGTCAACCAAGAATTTCGACTACAAAGCTTTATCACCTGGAAGCCACTCAGAAGACAGGTGATGTTAAGAGAAACCCCTCTGGCTACTCTGTGGAAATATGGAACAATTTTACATCCGGTATCATCCAGGAAGTGCTTCCATCCAAAACCTGCCAGCATGCGATGGATCCCCATGGATAAAACAACCAAGTTGTTGGCCAAGACCAGGTGGTTGAGGATGGGGTCTGTAGGCCTCACCTTCTGTCCAGTGAGCAGGGTGTAGCtataaaaacaaaggagaaaggagttCCCCAGGACACCTGCTGCAGTCTGAGTGAGGAAGACAATCCCCATTGCCATGTCAGCCTGTGTCATCACTCTCATATCTAGGAAACAATTGGTTttatagtgagaaaaaaaatagcatgacAAAGAAAATGAGTATAAACATGCTAGTGAAGCCAGgagcctgaggatctcagtttgcagccagccagggcagacatgTTCCtgtcagactctcatctccaattaatcactcaaaaacaggacactgtggctcaagtggcagaggactagtcttgaacacaaacacGCTCCGGCAAagcacctaggcctgagttcaagcccaacaaccaacaaCAGCAAGAAAAGAATTACCTGAAATGGTATGTGATTTAATAGCATGATTAGTGATCCATACAAATACTTGACAGAATGGTGAGACATCAACCAACATCTTGCCTATAAGGAAAATTGCTGGGTTTTTTTCAGTAGTTGGGcctccacactgtccctgagctcttcagctcaaggctagggctgtcccacattgagccacagctccacttctagtttttctggtagtgaactgcagataagagtctcatggactttcctgccaggctagttcaaaccaggatcctcagaactcagcctcctgagtagttataatTACAGGCCACCCTGAGCTCAACAAGGAAcatgatttcttaaaataaagaGGATTATCTTaggtaaaagcaaataaaattttgtaAAGGAAAACTTAATTAGAAGTAACATGGAAAGAAAAGTACAGTggaaggggtaacaaatttgac
This Perognathus longimembris pacificus isolate PPM17 unplaced genomic scaffold, ASM2315922v1 HiC_scaffold_5346, whole genome shotgun sequence DNA region includes the following protein-coding sequences:
- the LOC125345152 gene encoding vomeronasal type-1 receptor 1-like, with the translated sequence MTQADMAMGIVFLTQTAAGVLGNSFLLCFYSYTLLTGQKVRPTDPILNHLVLANNLVVLSMGIHRMLAGFGWKHFLDDTGCKIVPYFHRVARGVSLNITCLLSGFQVIKLCSRNSWLTISTRLPKCFGFCCSLLWILQFLVNVSVPVRVTGPRHNQNLTLPMRYRFCSTGQLQSFDPLLTVVLLFSTDVICLVFMIWASGSMVLVLHRHKERVQHIHSRIPSRRPDHEARATRTILTLVSMFVSFYGLSSICNLFVGLGRKPDLWLVDSSVFLGTGFSVLSPFVLISRDSRVTQVFHSCTQKTFSQFG